The following proteins are encoded in a genomic region of Arthrobacter jiangjiafuii:
- the trxA gene encoding thioredoxin, whose translation MATIDITEATFPETIEENDIVFVDFWADWCGPCKQFAPVYDAVSQKHDDITFAKVDTEAEQGLAAAAGITSIPTLMAFREKVLVFSQPGALNASQFSELVDAVKGLDMKAVHEQIAAQENGQAAAGSDGQVN comes from the coding sequence ATGGCAACTATCGACATCACCGAGGCAACCTTCCCCGAGACCATTGAGGAAAACGACATTGTGTTCGTTGACTTCTGGGCGGACTGGTGCGGCCCGTGCAAGCAGTTCGCGCCGGTGTACGACGCCGTATCCCAGAAGCACGACGACATCACCTTCGCGAAGGTGGACACGGAAGCGGAGCAGGGCCTGGCTGCTGCCGCCGGCATCACCTCCATCCCCACCCTCATGGCCTTCCGCGAGAAGGTCCTGGTCTTCTCGCAGCCCGGCGCACTGAACGCCTCGCAGTTCAGCGAACTGGTGGACGCGGTAAAGGGCCTGGACATGAAGGCCGTCCACGAGCAGATCGCCGCACAGGAGAACGGGCAGGCTGCAGCCGGTTCCGACGGCCAGGTCAACTAG
- the htpX gene encoding zinc metalloprotease HtpX: protein MHQHFNGLKTAALFGVLFAVLLGIGALLSSGTGSPTFIWVFLFIGLATTAYSYWNSDKLAIRAMRAVPVTEAQAPEMYRIVRELSARANQPMPRLYISPTMAPNAFATGRNPQHAAVCCTQGILALLNERELRGVLGHELMHVYNRDILTSSVAAAIAGVITSLGQFLLFFGGGDRRNANPLATIALAILAPFAASLIQMAIGRTREYDADEDGAKLTDDPLALASALRKLETGTQRAPLPNNDQKLANTAHLMIANPFKQGVRGLLSTHPPMPDRIRRLENMAGRPLGSGS, encoded by the coding sequence GTGCATCAACATTTCAACGGCTTGAAGACCGCTGCACTGTTCGGGGTGCTCTTCGCCGTACTGCTGGGCATTGGCGCCCTGCTCTCGAGTGGAACCGGCAGCCCGACGTTCATCTGGGTGTTCCTGTTCATCGGCCTGGCTACCACCGCATACAGCTACTGGAACAGCGACAAACTGGCCATCCGTGCCATGCGCGCGGTCCCGGTCACGGAGGCCCAGGCACCGGAAATGTACCGGATTGTCCGGGAACTCTCCGCCCGCGCCAACCAGCCCATGCCCAGGCTCTACATTTCCCCCACCATGGCGCCGAACGCCTTTGCCACCGGCCGGAACCCGCAGCACGCCGCGGTCTGCTGCACCCAGGGGATCCTGGCCCTACTCAACGAGCGGGAGCTGCGCGGGGTGCTGGGGCACGAACTCATGCATGTCTACAACCGTGACATCCTCACGTCCTCGGTTGCTGCCGCCATTGCCGGCGTGATCACTTCGCTGGGTCAGTTCCTGCTGTTCTTCGGCGGCGGGGACCGCCGGAACGCCAACCCGCTGGCCACCATTGCGCTCGCGATCCTGGCGCCCTTTGCCGCGTCGCTGATCCAGATGGCCATCGGCCGGACCCGGGAATACGACGCCGATGAAGACGGCGCCAAGCTCACGGATGACCCGCTGGCCCTCGCTTCGGCGCTGCGCAAGCTTGAGACCGGCACCCAGCGCGCCCCGCTGCCCAATAACGACCAGAAACTGGCCAACACGGCCCACCTGATGATCGCCAACCCGTTCAAGCAGGGCGTCCGCGGGCTGCTGTCCACCCACCCGCCGATGCCTGACCGCATCCGCCGGCTGGAGAACATGGCCGGCCGTCCGCTCGGCTCCGGTTCCTGA
- a CDS encoding cystathionine gamma-synthase: protein MTTGFNTRAIHAGQTPDPTTGAVIPPLYQSTTYAQDGIGGLRNGYEYGRGTNPTRDALQEQLAALEGGAHAYSFSSGLAAEDSLIRALLAPGDHIVLGNDAYGGTYRLINKVLSAWGITNAAVDMSDVGALTAAIAAGNTNMVWLETPSNPMMKISDIAAVAQAAHDAGAWLVVDNTFASPYLQQPLALGADIVVHSTTKYIGGHSDAVGGAVILNDDDAAEKIGFIQFAVGAVSAPMEAWLTTRGLKTLGVRMDRHSANAMAVATWLQEQPAVERVFYPGLEDHPGHDLAKAQMKDFGGMVSVSFRGGEAAARTVAESTQVFTLAESLGGVESLMNYPSEMTHASVKGTELAVPENLLRLSVGIEDLEDLIADLEQALGRL from the coding sequence ATGACGACAGGCTTCAACACCCGCGCCATCCATGCGGGCCAGACCCCGGATCCCACCACCGGTGCTGTCATTCCGCCGCTGTACCAGAGCACCACCTATGCGCAGGACGGGATCGGCGGGCTGCGCAACGGCTACGAATACGGCCGCGGCACCAACCCCACCCGCGATGCCCTGCAGGAGCAGCTGGCCGCGCTTGAAGGCGGGGCGCATGCCTACTCCTTCAGTTCCGGCCTGGCCGCCGAGGACTCGCTGATCCGCGCGCTCCTGGCGCCGGGGGATCACATCGTGCTCGGCAATGACGCGTACGGCGGCACCTACCGGCTGATCAACAAGGTGCTCTCGGCCTGGGGGATCACCAACGCCGCGGTGGATATGTCCGACGTCGGCGCCCTCACCGCGGCCATCGCCGCAGGCAACACGAATATGGTGTGGCTGGAAACGCCGTCGAACCCGATGATGAAGATCTCCGACATCGCCGCCGTTGCGCAGGCAGCGCACGACGCCGGTGCCTGGCTGGTCGTGGACAACACCTTCGCCTCGCCCTACCTGCAGCAGCCGCTGGCCCTGGGCGCCGACATCGTGGTGCATTCCACCACCAAGTACATCGGCGGGCACTCCGACGCAGTCGGGGGCGCCGTGATCCTGAATGACGACGACGCCGCAGAGAAGATCGGTTTCATCCAGTTCGCCGTGGGAGCCGTCTCGGCCCCGATGGAAGCCTGGCTGACCACCCGCGGGCTGAAGACCCTGGGCGTGCGGATGGACCGGCACTCCGCCAACGCGATGGCCGTGGCCACGTGGCTGCAGGAGCAGCCGGCCGTGGAGAGAGTGTTCTACCCGGGCCTGGAGGACCATCCCGGGCATGACCTGGCCAAGGCGCAGATGAAGGACTTCGGCGGCATGGTCTCGGTGTCCTTCCGGGGCGGCGAGGCGGCGGCCCGCACGGTGGCCGAATCCACGCAGGTGTTCACGCTCGCCGAGTCGCTGGGCGGGGTGGAGTCCCTGATGAACTATCCGTCGGAGATGACGCACGCCTCGGTGAAGGGCACGGAGCTGGCAGTGCCGGAGAACCTGCTGCGGCTCTCAGTGGGCATCGAGGACCTCGAGGACCTGATTGCGGATCTGGAGCAGGCGCTGGGGCGGCTCTGA
- the fdhA gene encoding formaldehyde dehydrogenase, glutathione-independent, whose translation MNGNRGVAYMEPGVVEVQDIDYPTFELRDGPGVNPANVGRKLPHGAILKVVTTNICGSDQHMVRGRTTAPPNLVLGHEITGEIVETGPDVEFHSVGDLVSVPFNISCGRCKNCKERKTGICLNVNPARPGAAYGYVDMGGWVGGQAEYVMVPYADWNLLRFPDKDQAMEKILDLTMLSDIFPTGYHGAITAGTRVGSTVYIAGAGPVGLAAAASAQLLGAAVVIVGDLNQDRLAQARSFGCETVDVSLGDPKDQIEQLLGVPEVDCAVDAVGFEARGHGHGSGTEAPATVLNSLMDITAAGGALGIPGLYVTGDPGGIDEAAKVGSLSLNLGTGWAKSLSFTTGQCPVMKYHRDLMMAILHDKVQIAKAVNATTISLDQAPESYREFDSGVARKYVIDPNGMVPA comes from the coding sequence ATGAATGGAAACCGTGGAGTTGCCTATATGGAACCCGGTGTCGTGGAAGTCCAGGACATCGACTATCCAACGTTCGAGCTGCGGGACGGCCCCGGAGTCAATCCGGCCAACGTGGGACGCAAACTGCCCCACGGTGCGATCCTGAAAGTGGTGACCACCAATATCTGCGGCTCGGACCAGCACATGGTCCGCGGCCGGACCACGGCACCGCCCAATCTGGTCCTCGGCCATGAAATCACCGGCGAAATCGTGGAAACCGGCCCTGATGTGGAGTTTCATTCCGTGGGGGACCTGGTCTCGGTTCCCTTCAACATTTCCTGCGGGCGCTGCAAGAACTGCAAGGAACGCAAGACCGGCATCTGCCTGAACGTTAACCCGGCCCGGCCGGGCGCCGCATACGGGTACGTGGACATGGGCGGCTGGGTGGGAGGCCAGGCCGAGTACGTGATGGTGCCCTACGCGGACTGGAATCTGCTCCGGTTCCCGGACAAGGACCAGGCAATGGAGAAAATCCTGGACCTGACCATGCTCTCGGACATCTTCCCCACCGGCTACCACGGGGCCATCACGGCCGGCACCCGGGTGGGATCCACTGTCTACATCGCCGGTGCCGGTCCCGTGGGGCTGGCAGCCGCCGCCAGCGCGCAACTGCTGGGTGCCGCCGTCGTGATTGTCGGTGACTTGAACCAGGATCGGCTGGCTCAGGCCCGCAGCTTCGGCTGTGAAACAGTGGATGTCTCCCTGGGCGACCCCAAGGACCAGATCGAACAGCTGCTCGGAGTGCCCGAGGTGGACTGCGCGGTGGACGCCGTGGGCTTTGAGGCGCGGGGCCACGGTCACGGGTCGGGCACGGAGGCGCCGGCAACGGTGCTCAATTCGCTGATGGACATCACCGCAGCCGGCGGCGCCCTGGGCATCCCGGGTCTGTATGTCACCGGCGACCCCGGCGGCATTGATGAGGCAGCCAAGGTCGGCTCGCTGTCCCTGAACCTGGGGACCGGCTGGGCCAAATCGCTGTCCTTCACCACCGGCCAGTGTCCGGTGATGAAGTACCACCGCGACCTGATGATGGCGATCCTGCACGACAAGGTGCAGATCGCCAAGGCGGTGAATGCCACCACCATCAGCCTGGACCAGGCGCCGGAGTCCTACCGGGAGTTTGATTCCGGGGTGGCCCGCAAGTACGTCATTGATCCGAATGGGATGGTCCCCGCCTAA
- a CDS encoding cystathionine beta-synthase: protein MKYADTVLDLIGNTPLVKLHHVTDGLAATVLVKLEYLNPGGSIKDRIAVRMIEAAEREGKLQPGGTIVEPTSGNTGVGLALVAQQKGYRCIFVTPDKVGVEKRDVLRAYGAEVVVTPTAVAPESPDSYYGVSDRLVREIPGAYKPDQFSNPAAPASHYESTGPEIWRDTEGQVTHFVAGAGTGGTVTGTGRYLKEVSAGRATGPVRIIAADPEGSVYSGGTGRPYFVEGVGEDMWPGNYDPSVPDEVIAVDDAESFAMTRRLAREEGLLVGGSSGMAVVAALRAARDLGSDDVVVVLLPDSGRGYMGKIFNDEWMRSYGFLAGAEQEASVRDVLATKDGSLPDLVHTHPNETVLDVINILNEYGVSTIPVLSQEPPVRIGEVVGSANERSLTEKLFRGEAKPTDSIREHMGPQPAMVGAGDSVAAAKQKLQEHDAVMVTSEGAPVGILTRHDLLSYMSI, encoded by the coding sequence ATGAAGTATGCAGATACTGTCCTGGACCTGATCGGCAACACCCCGCTGGTGAAGCTGCACCACGTGACCGATGGCCTGGCGGCCACGGTGCTGGTGAAGCTGGAGTACCTGAACCCGGGCGGCTCCATCAAGGACCGCATCGCGGTCCGCATGATCGAAGCCGCTGAACGGGAGGGCAAACTGCAGCCCGGCGGGACCATTGTTGAACCGACTTCCGGCAACACCGGCGTCGGGCTGGCGCTGGTGGCCCAGCAGAAGGGGTACCGCTGCATCTTTGTCACCCCGGACAAGGTGGGGGTGGAGAAGCGCGATGTGCTGCGGGCGTACGGCGCCGAGGTGGTGGTGACGCCCACCGCCGTCGCCCCCGAAAGCCCCGACTCCTATTACGGTGTCTCCGACCGGCTGGTCCGGGAAATCCCCGGAGCGTACAAGCCGGACCAATTCTCCAACCCGGCCGCACCGGCCAGCCACTATGAGAGCACCGGCCCGGAGATCTGGCGCGACACCGAGGGCCAGGTGACCCATTTCGTGGCGGGCGCCGGGACCGGAGGCACCGTCACCGGAACCGGACGGTACCTCAAGGAAGTCTCCGCCGGCCGTGCCACCGGTCCGGTGCGCATCATTGCCGCGGACCCGGAAGGCTCCGTCTACTCCGGCGGCACCGGCCGCCCGTACTTCGTCGAGGGCGTGGGCGAGGACATGTGGCCGGGCAACTATGACCCCTCGGTCCCGGACGAGGTGATTGCGGTCGACGACGCCGAATCCTTCGCCATGACCCGCCGGCTGGCCCGCGAGGAGGGACTGCTCGTGGGCGGATCGTCCGGCATGGCAGTGGTGGCCGCGCTGCGGGCGGCGCGGGACCTGGGGTCGGACGACGTCGTCGTGGTCCTGTTGCCGGACAGCGGGCGCGGCTACATGGGCAAGATCTTCAACGACGAGTGGATGCGGTCCTACGGCTTCCTGGCCGGCGCGGAACAGGAGGCCTCCGTGCGCGATGTGCTGGCCACCAAGGACGGCTCGCTGCCGGATCTGGTGCACACCCACCCGAACGAGACCGTCCTGGATGTCATCAACATCCTCAACGAATACGGCGTCTCCACCATCCCGGTGCTGTCCCAGGAACCGCCGGTGCGGATCGGCGAGGTAGTGGGCTCTGCGAATGAGCGCTCGCTGACGGAGAAGCTGTTCCGCGGGGAGGCCAAGCCCACGGACAGCATCCGCGAGCACATGGGACCGCAACCGGCGATGGTCGGGGCGGGGGATTCAGTGGCAGCGGCGAAGCAGAAGCTCCAGGAGCACGACGCCGTCATGGTCACCTCCGAGGGCGCGCCGGTGGGAATCCTCACCCGGCACGACCTGCTGTCCTACATGAGTATCTAA
- the amt gene encoding ammonium transporter: MNAADTAWVLVCAALVLFMVPGLAMFYGGMVPARNVLTMMLQNTIPLGIITLTWVLAGYTLAFSNNGNSLVGEFDAAALIDVDTPQFHTVAAGVTIPALAFVAYQMMFAIITPALLTGATAGRLKFAGWTVFLAAWSLIVYPQVARWLWHPKGWLVQLGAQDWAGGMVVHASAGAAAIAVLLVVGRRRGWPTPKTSPNNLPLMLAGAGILWFGWFGFNAGDGLQANAVAAQAMINTHVAGGAAMLTWLLVERLRSGHSTLVGAASGAIAGLATITPCAGFVGTGAALLIGLIAGCACCFAVGIKHMLHYDDALDVIAVHFVGGILGSLLLGFFADSSVNALSEDGVFTGGGGLLLWHQIVALLCVVLFSFVLSWVIAMIIDRTMGLREPGPEQEDLDRDQQGAAGYALSGTTARATSSARSSEDGLFTSRSTDGRLDPPEYLISAVVNTHRIDGLRDALLMAGARSLELADASVYTGTVHTEVFRGEARKLDFEDRLRVQAGVDSDHEEAVVAVLKRFGAEPGSIYRLAVTQY; the protein is encoded by the coding sequence GTGAACGCGGCGGACACCGCATGGGTGCTGGTCTGCGCCGCCCTGGTCCTCTTCATGGTCCCCGGGCTGGCCATGTTCTACGGCGGCATGGTCCCGGCGCGGAATGTCCTGACCATGATGCTGCAGAACACCATCCCGCTGGGCATCATCACCCTTACCTGGGTCTTGGCCGGTTACACCCTGGCGTTCAGCAACAACGGCAATTCCCTGGTCGGTGAGTTCGACGCCGCTGCCCTCATCGACGTCGACACCCCGCAGTTCCATACGGTGGCCGCGGGCGTGACCATCCCGGCGCTGGCTTTTGTCGCCTATCAGATGATGTTTGCCATCATCACCCCGGCGCTGCTGACCGGGGCCACGGCCGGCCGCCTGAAATTTGCCGGCTGGACCGTTTTCCTCGCAGCCTGGTCCCTCATCGTGTATCCGCAGGTCGCCCGGTGGCTGTGGCACCCCAAAGGCTGGCTGGTGCAGCTCGGCGCCCAGGACTGGGCCGGCGGAATGGTGGTGCATGCCTCTGCCGGGGCGGCGGCCATCGCGGTGCTCCTCGTGGTGGGGCGGCGCCGCGGCTGGCCGACCCCCAAGACCTCGCCGAACAACCTGCCGCTGATGCTGGCCGGGGCCGGTATCCTCTGGTTCGGCTGGTTTGGCTTCAACGCCGGGGACGGGCTGCAGGCCAACGCCGTCGCGGCCCAGGCCATGATCAACACCCATGTTGCCGGCGGGGCAGCCATGTTGACCTGGCTGCTCGTGGAGCGGCTGCGCAGCGGCCATTCCACCCTGGTGGGTGCCGCCTCCGGTGCCATTGCCGGGCTGGCCACCATCACGCCCTGCGCCGGGTTTGTCGGTACCGGCGCCGCACTGCTGATCGGGCTGATCGCCGGCTGTGCGTGCTGCTTCGCGGTCGGGATCAAACACATGCTGCACTACGACGACGCCCTGGACGTTATTGCGGTCCATTTTGTCGGCGGGATCCTGGGCTCGCTCCTGCTGGGGTTTTTCGCTGACAGTTCCGTGAACGCGCTGAGTGAAGACGGGGTGTTCACCGGCGGGGGAGGCCTGCTGCTCTGGCACCAGATTGTTGCGCTGCTCTGCGTGGTGTTGTTCTCCTTCGTCCTGAGCTGGGTGATCGCCATGATCATCGACCGCACCATGGGGCTGCGCGAACCCGGCCCGGAACAGGAGGATCTGGACCGTGACCAGCAGGGCGCTGCCGGATACGCGCTGAGTGGCACCACCGCCCGGGCCACGTCCAGCGCCCGCTCCTCCGAGGACGGACTCTTCACCTCGCGAAGCACCGACGGGCGGCTGGACCCGCCGGAGTATCTGATCAGCGCGGTGGTGAACACCCACCGGATCGACGGGCTGCGCGATGCGCTGCTGATGGCCGGCGCGAGATCCCTGGAACTGGCCGACGCCTCCGTCTACACCGGAACGGTGCACACCGAGGTGTTCCGGGGAGAGGCGCGCAAACTCGATTTCGAGGACCGGCTGCGCGTTCAAGCGGGGGTGGACAGCGACCACGAAGAGGCAGTGGTGGCGGTCTTGAAACGGTTTGGAGCCGAACCTGGGTCCATCTACCGGCTGGCGGTTACGCAGTACTAG
- a CDS encoding DNA-3-methyladenine glycosylase family protein, which produces MSMSVPVSAAYGAGSLSLLWESDRPFSLAVSLGILAHGSKDPSVRIGPGVAWLAFSTPGGDATLALSEQPAPAPGSRVLVRAWGPGADYALDGVPALLGGCDDWSAFDDPEFAATLPGAVSRTRRRNPGLRLPSTGRMLDSIVPVVLEQKVTAMEAYYSWRYLVAKYGADAPGPAPAGLKVPPGAGQWRRVPSWEWHRAGVDSHRSGTILRACAAASGLERLAALPLGEELTRRLCSIPGIGPWSAAEITQRTHGAPDSVSVGDYHLAAFVGAALTGRRTDDAGMLALLQPWLGHRQRVVRLLVLSGFRKQAYGPRLAPEDHRRR; this is translated from the coding sequence ATGTCGATGTCCGTGCCGGTCTCCGCAGCTTATGGAGCCGGATCCCTCTCCCTGCTGTGGGAGTCCGACCGGCCGTTTTCCCTGGCCGTATCCCTGGGCATCCTGGCGCACGGCAGCAAGGATCCGTCAGTGCGGATCGGCCCGGGAGTCGCCTGGCTCGCCTTCTCCACCCCCGGGGGCGACGCCACCCTCGCGCTCTCCGAGCAGCCTGCCCCCGCTCCGGGGTCCCGCGTGCTGGTGCGTGCCTGGGGGCCGGGGGCCGATTACGCGTTGGACGGCGTCCCGGCGCTGCTCGGCGGCTGTGATGACTGGTCCGCCTTCGACGATCCGGAATTCGCTGCCACGCTGCCCGGCGCCGTGTCCCGGACCCGCCGCCGCAACCCGGGCCTGCGCCTGCCCAGCACGGGCCGGATGCTGGACAGCATTGTCCCGGTGGTGCTGGAACAGAAGGTCACCGCCATGGAGGCCTATTACTCCTGGCGGTATCTGGTGGCCAAATACGGCGCTGACGCACCGGGTCCCGCTCCGGCCGGGCTGAAGGTTCCACCCGGTGCCGGCCAATGGCGCCGGGTGCCGAGCTGGGAATGGCACCGCGCCGGCGTGGACTCGCACCGCTCCGGAACCATCCTGCGGGCCTGCGCCGCCGCCTCGGGACTGGAACGGCTGGCTGCGCTTCCCCTCGGGGAAGAGCTGACCCGGCGGCTGTGCTCGATCCCCGGAATCGGACCGTGGAGCGCCGCAGAAATCACCCAGCGCACACACGGGGCACCGGACTCCGTTTCGGTGGGTGACTATCATCTGGCCGCATTCGTGGGCGCGGCCCTGACCGGACGCCGGACCGACGACGCCGGGATGCTCGCCCTGCTGCAGCCCTGGCTCGGGCACCGGCAGCGGGTGGTCCGGCTGCTGGTCCTGAGCGGATTCCGCAAACAGGCCTACGGTCCGCGGCTGGCCCCGGAAGACCACCGGCGCCGCTAG
- a CDS encoding YajQ family cyclic di-GMP-binding protein has translation MASESSFDVVSKIDKQEVANALNQAQKELSQRYDFKGVGAEVDFSGEKILMKANSEERVMAVLDVLQSKLVRRGISLKSLDAGEPFASGKEYRIEASMKEGIAQDQAKKINKIIRDEGPKGVNSRIQGDELRVTSKSRDDLQATMALLKGADVDVDLQFINFR, from the coding sequence ATGGCCAGCGAGTCATCATTTGATGTTGTGTCCAAGATCGACAAACAGGAAGTTGCCAACGCCCTGAACCAGGCGCAGAAGGAACTGTCCCAGCGCTACGACTTCAAGGGTGTCGGCGCCGAGGTGGATTTCAGCGGGGAGAAAATCCTCATGAAGGCCAACTCCGAGGAGCGCGTCATGGCCGTCCTGGACGTCCTGCAGTCCAAGCTGGTCAGGCGCGGCATTTCCCTGAAATCCCTGGACGCCGGCGAGCCCTTTGCCTCCGGCAAGGAATACCGGATCGAGGCCTCCATGAAGGAAGGCATCGCCCAGGACCAGGCGAAGAAGATCAACAAGATCATCCGTGACGAAGGCCCCAAGGGCGTGAACTCCCGGATCCAGGGCGACGAGCTGCGCGTGACGTCCAAGTCCCGCGACGACCTGCAGGCCACCATGGCCCTGCTCAAGGGTGCGGACGTGGACGTGGACCTGCAGTTCATCAACTTCCGCTAG
- a CDS encoding histidine phosphatase family protein, producing the protein MRLILIRHGQTPSNVEHFLDTAVPGPGLTELGLAQAAALPDALAGEPIDGVFASNLVRTQLTADPLAAALGLPVQARDGLREISAGSLEMRNDRDAIVSYLKTVFRWVEGDLDTRMPGGPDGRETFARFDAVIAELQASGLSMPVIFSHGAMIRVWCTARAENVEPDFIVENALSNTGMAVMESVPGEDGAPESWRLLSWMGEAVGGRTLRDYGEDGPAGEDVVL; encoded by the coding sequence ATGCGTCTCATACTCATCCGGCACGGACAGACTCCGTCCAATGTTGAACACTTCCTCGACACGGCTGTCCCCGGGCCGGGACTGACCGAGCTGGGACTGGCCCAGGCGGCTGCCCTGCCGGATGCCCTGGCCGGGGAGCCGATCGACGGCGTTTTCGCGTCGAACCTGGTGCGCACCCAGCTCACCGCCGATCCGCTGGCCGCGGCACTGGGCCTGCCGGTCCAGGCCAGGGACGGCCTGCGTGAGATCTCGGCCGGCAGCCTGGAAATGCGCAACGACCGCGACGCCATCGTCAGCTACCTGAAGACGGTTTTCCGTTGGGTGGAAGGCGACTTGGACACCCGGATGCCGGGCGGTCCCGACGGCCGGGAAACCTTCGCCCGGTTCGACGCCGTCATCGCCGAGCTGCAGGCCAGCGGACTGTCCATGCCCGTGATCTTCAGTCATGGCGCCATGATCCGGGTCTGGTGCACCGCCCGGGCCGAGAACGTGGAACCGGACTTCATCGTGGAAAACGCGCTCAGCAACACCGGCATGGCAGTGATGGAATCCGTGCCGGGCGAAGACGGGGCGCCGGAGTCATGGCGGCTGCTGAGCTGGATGGGCGAGGCAGTGGGTGGCCGGACCCTGCGTGACTACGGCGAGGATGGTCCGGCCGGCGAGGACGTGGTGCTCTAG